GCTCTGGGCACCTGGCTGAACAACGAGGCGCTGCAGGGGGCGGCATAGGCTGCACCTTGGATCGCGAATGCAAAACGCCGGCAATCGCCGGCGTTGTTTTTACTGCATGAGTAAAGCTTAGTCGGTGGTTTCAGCCGGCCAGTCGCGAATGTACGCTTTCAGCATCTGGTTTTCAAAGCTTTGCGCTTCAAGCACGGCGCGCGCCACGTCGTAGAAGGAAATGACGCCCAGCAAGGTCTTGGCATTCATGACGGGCAGGTAGCGCGCGTGCTTTTCCAGCATGATGCGGCGCACTTCGTTGACTTCCGTATCCGGGGTCACGGTGATCGGGTGGTCATCCATGTGCTTGCGCACGGTGCCGCCGCCGATCTGGCCCGCGTTTTCATGCAAGGCATTCAACACTTCACGGAAGGTCAGCATGCCGACCAGGTCGCCAAATTCCATGACCACCAGCGAACCGATGTCTTTTTCAGCCATGGTATTGGCCGCGTCAAGCAGGGGCTGGTCAGGCGTGACCGTGTAGAGGATATTGCCCTTGACTTGGAGAATTTCAGATACTTTCATATTGGCCGTCCTGTCCGCGTGATTGGTATTTTAGTTATTCTAAGCCCTTACTGCGACTGTAGCCTATGCCTGCGGAAAAATCCAGCCTTGTGCGCAATCAAATCGAAGGGGATTGCGCGCAACTTTTCATCAGCCCCGGCGGCGGAACCACCCGGCAATCGAGAGGCGCTCGCGCGCCGTCGGCAGCACTTCGTGCAGCATCTCCCCCGACATGAACATGGCCATGCGGCCCGCCTGCGGCAAGATATCCACCTGAGCGCCATCCTGCGGATGCAAACGCAGCGCGCCGCCATGCCCGGGCAGCCAGTCGTCGTTCAGGTACAGCACGACGGACACGGTGCGCTTGTCGTCGTCGCGGAAACGGTCCAGATGGGCCCGGTAAAAGGCGCCCGGCGCGTACAGGGCGAAATGGCTTTCATACTCTTCCAGCCCCAGGAACAGCTCGCGGTTGAGCATGCGGCGCAGCGCTTCCATGTGTTCCAGGTAGCGGTCGCACGCGCTTGACCTGCCCGTTTCCAGCCATTCGATATGGTCGCCGCGGATGTCGGGCTGCAGCAGCGGCGCATGGCCGCTGCCCACGCCGGCCCCCTTCATCTTGCCGCTGAGCATGGATTGCACGCATTCGGCGGCCAGCTGGCGGCTCAGTTCAGGGGAAATGAAATGCTCTTGCATGAGCCAGCCTGCCTGGCAGAGGCCGTCGACGATAGAGGGTCCGGGTACGGCAAGGGAGCCGTCGAACGATATTGCGGGCATAAAATCTTTCCTGGTGGACATGCATGAGAGTGCGCCTGAAGCCCAGGATTTCGTTCGCTTGCAACTGCTTCCCTGCGGCGCGGCGCACGCGCACAGCTAAGACAGCCCGAATATCGCTGATACGATATCGTACCACCGCCGCACCGTGCCGGTCACTTTTTTTACACTTCAGGTTACACGCGAGCTGAGCCTGACCGTCCGCCAGCACGGCCCCATGCGCCCTGCACAGGAGCCCTTTTGCTCAGCTGCAAATCAGGTTACGATCTTGCCACTATAAAACTTGGCGGAGACACCATGAGCGGCCCGAAATACCCCGGTTTCGATACCTTATCCCTGCATGCGGGTGCCGCGCCCGACCCGGCCACGGGCGCGCGCGCCACGCCCATCCATTTCACGTCCTCGTTTGCCTTCAAGAGTTCGGACCATGCGGCCTCGCTGTTCAATATGGAACGGGCCGGCCACGTCTACTCGCGCATCTCGAATCCCACCAACGCCGTGCTCGAAGAGCGCATCGCCGCCCTCGAAGGGGGCGTGGCCGGCATCGCCACGGCCAGCGGCCAGGCCGCCATGCACCTGGGTTTATGTACCATCGCCGGCGCCGGCTCGCACATCGTGGCCTCGCGCGCCCTGTACGGCGGCTCGCACAACCTGCTCGCCTACACATTAAAACGCTTCGGCATCGAGACGACCTTCGTCGACCCGCGCGACGTGGACGCCTGGCGCGCTGCCATCCGCCCGAATACCAAAGTCCTGTTCGCGGAAACCCTGGGCAATCCCGGCCTCGACGTGCTCGATATCCCGACCATTGCCGCCCTGGCGCACGAGCAGCACTTGCCGCTGATGCTCGATTCGACGTT
This window of the Janthinobacterium agaricidamnosum genome carries:
- a CDS encoding CBS domain-containing protein; this encodes MKVSEILQVKGNILYTVTPDQPLLDAANTMAEKDIGSLVVMEFGDLVGMLTFREVLNALHENAGQIGGGTVRKHMDDHPITVTPDTEVNEVRRIMLEKHARYLPVMNAKTLLGVISFYDVARAVLEAQSFENQMLKAYIRDWPAETTD
- a CDS encoding 2OG-Fe(II) oxygenase; its protein translation is MPAISFDGSLAVPGPSIVDGLCQAGWLMQEHFISPELSRQLAAECVQSMLSGKMKGAGVGSGHAPLLQPDIRGDHIEWLETGRSSACDRYLEHMEALRRMLNRELFLGLEEYESHFALYAPGAFYRAHLDRFRDDDKRTVSVVLYLNDDWLPGHGGALRLHPQDGAQVDILPQAGRMAMFMSGEMLHEVLPTARERLSIAGWFRRRG